One Polynucleobacter sp. SHI8 genomic window, TTAACCTCGTCAGGAGAACCTTTAGTAATGACAGAACCATTCACCATGACAGTAATGACATCGGCAACTTTAAAGACTGCGTCCATATCGTGCTCGACCAACATAATTGCATGATCAGTACGTAAACCGATTAAAAAGTTCAACATACGATCAGTTTCATCTGCTCCCATACCTGCTAGTGGCTCATCTAATAAAAGCACTTTCGGCTTGGTAGCCAAACACATTGCGACCTCTAATTGACGCTTTTGTCCATGTGAAAGAAGTCCAGCCTGCCGATGAATGACGGTGGATAAACCTGTTTTATCAAGGGTCTGAAGAGCAACTTGATTACTGCTAGGACAAAGTTGCCCATCCTGCCAAAAATGCCAAGGCTTTTGTAAGAGAGATTGGGCTGACAATCGACAATTTTCTAAAACCGTTAATTCAGGAAAAATCGTATTTCGTTGATAACTTTTTCCGAGTCCAAGGTGGGCTCTTGCAGGCTGCGATTTTTCTGTGACATCATTCCCTAGCAATTCAACCGTTCCAGAGCTTAATGGCAACTCACCAGATAATAAATTAATCAATGTGGATTTGCCTGCACCATTTGTACCAATCACTGCATGTATTTGACCTAGCGCAAGATCAATATCGACCTCATTCACAGCAACCAAACCACCCCAGCGCTTAGTTAGCTTAACACCTCGCATTAGATACATTGTTTGTTCTTGAGTCATTCTTGATCCTCAAGTGTTGAATTTTTAGTTCCCATTAATTTAGACTGCCAAATCGATGGAATACCAAATAATCCACGCGGTAAAAATGCTACACAGAAAATAATGGAGAGCCCTAAACCTAAATGCCAATATTTAGCAAATGAGCCAAAAATGGCTTCTGAACGGAAGAACTCTTCAAGAAGTGCAAATGCAAATGCTCCAATAAAAGCACCTCGCAAGTGACCTAATCCACCTAAAATAATCATAATTAATACTGCACCTGACAAATGCCAGCTTAATAATTCAGGATTAACAAAACCATCTTTTACGGCAAATAAATAACCAGCTAGACCTGCAATCATTCCAGAGATTACAAATGCCATTAGCTTGTAATTGTAGGTTTCATATCCGATCGCTCGCATTCTCAATTCGTTGATACGAATTCCAGAAAGAGCTCTGCCAAATCGCGAGTGTGTAATGAGTCCCAATAAAGCAAAAACAAAAAATAGGCAACCCAATGTAAACAGATAAAACTCTAAAGATGAGCTAATTGACCAACCAAATAATAAAGGTTTATTGTATAAATAAATACCATCGGTACCACCGCCAATTGGGGTATCGTGAATCACATAGTAGGCCATTTGCGCAAAAGCCAAAGTGACCATAATGAAATATACACCCTTGGTCCTTAGAGACAATGCCCCTACAAATAAAGCATATAGACCAGCCAGTAACATCGATATCGGCAAGAGGTAAATGGCATCTGGTGCGCCAAGATCTGCTGAAATCTTGACCACCGCATAAGCTCCAATGCCAAAAAATGCTGCTTGACCAAAACAAACTAAGCCCGTTGTTCCAACCAACAACTCCAGACTAAGCGCAAAAATTCCGTAAATCAAGGTCTTGGTCATCCAGTCTACTGCGTACTCAGAACCAAGAAATGGCAGCCCCATGAGTCCTATGAACAAAATAGCAATAAATACTGTTTGGGATTTTTTCATGATCCAGCCTTAAATAATCCGCTAGGCTTCCATAAAAGAATCATTGCCATAAAAACATACACCAAGACTCCTGCAACTTCTGGTAAAAGAACTTTTCCAAACGTATCAATGAAGCCAATTAAAAGAGAAGCAATCAGAGCTCCTTTGATGGAACCAATACCGCCAATCACAACAATGACAAAACAAATAATCAAAACACCCTGTCCCATACCAGGGTATACAGAAGACACAGGAGCTGCTACCATCCCTGCAAAAGCAGCAATCGCTATACCTGCAGCAAAAACAATGCGATATAGAAATTTAATATTCACGCCCAACGATTGAATCATCTCGCGATTTACACTGCCCGCTCGAATCATCATCCCTAATTT contains:
- a CDS encoding branched-chain amino acid ABC transporter permease, producing MKKSQTVFIAILFIGLMGLPFLGSEYAVDWMTKTLIYGIFALSLELLVGTTGLVCFGQAAFFGIGAYAVVKISADLGAPDAIYLLPISMLLAGLYALFVGALSLRTKGVYFIMVTLAFAQMAYYVIHDTPIGGGTDGIYLYNKPLLFGWSISSSLEFYLFTLGCLFFVFALLGLITHSRFGRALSGIRINELRMRAIGYETYNYKLMAFVISGMIAGLAGYLFAVKDGFVNPELLSWHLSGAVLIMIILGGLGHLRGAFIGAFAFALLEEFFRSEAIFGSFAKYWHLGLGLSIIFCVAFLPRGLFGIPSIWQSKLMGTKNSTLEDQE
- a CDS encoding ABC transporter ATP-binding protein, whose translation is MTQEQTMYLMRGVKLTKRWGGLVAVNEVDIDLALGQIHAVIGTNGAGKSTLINLLSGELPLSSGTVELLGNDVTEKSQPARAHLGLGKSYQRNTIFPELTVLENCRLSAQSLLQKPWHFWQDGQLCPSSNQVALQTLDKTGLSTVIHRQAGLLSHGQKRQLEVAMCLATKPKVLLLDEPLAGMGADETDRMLNFLIGLRTDHAIMLVEHDMDAVFKVADVITVMVNGSVITKGSPDEVKNNTQVRTAYLGESE